One genomic region from Ralstonia pseudosolanacearum encodes:
- a CDS encoding glutaminase — protein MDYQAILETIHRDIQPWLGKGRVADYIPELAKASATDFGMAIVTPRGEVFGVGQAETLFSIQSISKLFACTLAFQLEGESLWQRVGREPSGNAFNSLVQLEHENGIPRNPFINAGALVVTDVLCRRFVQAETAMVQFMRRLVDNPRVDYNPRVALSEREHADRNRAMAHFMRSFGNLHMPVETVIDAYCRQCAIEMNCVDLARAVLFLANGGVVPWSGERVIEASPAKRLSALMLTCGTYDAAGDFVYRVGLPAKSGVGGGIVAVLPGEFGVCVWSPGLDVSGNSLAGLQALEWLTTLSGRSIF, from the coding sequence ATGGACTACCAAGCGATCCTGGAAACCATCCACCGCGACATCCAGCCCTGGCTCGGCAAGGGCCGCGTGGCCGACTACATTCCCGAGTTGGCCAAGGCCAGCGCCACCGATTTCGGCATGGCGATCGTCACCCCGCGCGGCGAGGTGTTCGGCGTCGGGCAGGCCGAGACGCTGTTCTCCATCCAGAGCATTTCCAAGCTGTTCGCGTGCACCCTTGCCTTCCAGCTGGAGGGCGAATCGCTGTGGCAGCGGGTCGGCCGCGAGCCGTCCGGCAACGCCTTCAACTCGCTGGTGCAGCTGGAGCACGAAAACGGCATCCCGCGCAATCCGTTCATCAACGCCGGCGCGCTGGTGGTGACGGACGTGCTGTGCCGGCGCTTCGTGCAGGCCGAGACCGCCATGGTGCAGTTCATGCGGCGGCTGGTCGACAACCCGCGCGTCGACTACAACCCGCGCGTGGCGCTGTCCGAACGCGAACACGCAGACCGCAACCGCGCCATGGCGCACTTCATGCGCAGCTTCGGCAACCTGCACATGCCGGTCGAAACGGTGATCGACGCCTACTGCCGGCAGTGCGCCATCGAGATGAACTGCGTGGACCTCGCGCGCGCCGTGCTGTTCCTGGCCAACGGCGGCGTGGTGCCCTGGAGCGGCGAGCGCGTGATCGAGGCCAGTCCGGCCAAGCGCCTGTCCGCGCTGATGCTGACTTGCGGCACCTACGACGCGGCCGGCGATTTCGTCTACCGGGTCGGCCTGCCGGCCAAGAGCGGCGTGGGCGGCGGCATCGTCGCGGTGCTGCCGGGCGAGTTCGGCGTGTGCGTGTGGTCGCCGGGGCTGGACGTGAGCGGCAACTCGCTGGCCGGCCTGCAGGCGCTGGAGTGGCTGACGACGCTCAGCGGCCGGTCGATCTTCTGA
- the modB gene encoding molybdate ABC transporter permease subunit — MTASIWTPLLLSLKVAGWATALNLILGVAAAYALARTRSRLRDLLDSVLTLPLVLPPTVLGYYLLVLLGRRGVIGGWLDSLGIQLVFTWQGAVIASTVVAFPLVMKSARAAFESVDHQLEAAARVLGVSEAAVFFRVTLPLAAHGIAAGVLLAFARALGEFGATLMIAGNLPGRTQTLSVAIYEAVQAGDDATANTLVLITSITCVIVLVIASRLVQGRAPNMLEQPA; from the coding sequence ATGACTGCTTCGATCTGGACGCCCCTGCTGCTGTCGCTCAAGGTGGCCGGCTGGGCAACCGCCCTCAACCTCATCCTCGGCGTGGCCGCCGCCTATGCGCTCGCCCGCACCCGCAGCCGCCTGCGCGATCTGCTGGATTCGGTGCTGACGCTGCCGCTGGTCTTGCCGCCCACGGTGCTCGGCTATTACCTGCTGGTGCTGCTGGGGCGGCGCGGCGTCATCGGGGGGTGGCTCGACAGCCTCGGCATCCAGCTCGTCTTTACGTGGCAGGGGGCCGTGATCGCATCCACCGTGGTGGCGTTTCCGCTGGTGATGAAATCGGCCCGTGCCGCCTTCGAAAGCGTGGACCACCAGTTGGAAGCCGCGGCGCGGGTGCTCGGCGTCTCCGAGGCCGCGGTGTTCTTCCGCGTGACGCTGCCGCTGGCCGCGCACGGCATCGCCGCCGGGGTGCTGCTCGCCTTTGCGCGGGCGCTGGGCGAGTTCGGCGCCACGCTGATGATCGCCGGCAACCTGCCTGGCCGCACGCAGACGCTGTCGGTCGCCATCTACGAAGCGGTGCAGGCCGGCGACGATGCCACCGCCAACACCCTGGTGCTGATCACGTCGATCACCTGCGTGATCGTGCTGGTCATCGCCAGCCGGCTGGTGCAGGGCCGCGCGCCGAACATGCTGGAGCAGCCGGCATGA
- a CDS encoding sulfate/molybdate ABC transporter ATP-binding protein, producing MSLDIAIQKTLSSAARVFSLDIVLRSDSRRVVLYGPSGAGKSLTLRAIAGLLRPERGRIVLNGRTLFDHAERIDLATQARRVGYLFQDYALFDHLTVAQNIAFGLRRGWLNPPRKPRDPRAQHWIDTFELGPVAANYPAQISGGQRQRTALARALIAEPAMLLLDEPFAALDPALRTRMRAELLALQQRLDVPTLMITHDPADVEIFGDHVFELRDGRVVADAVRAPGAATVVPYPHLTVVANQG from the coding sequence ATGAGCCTCGACATCGCCATCCAGAAGACCCTGTCCAGCGCGGCGCGCGTGTTCTCGCTGGACATCGTCCTGCGCTCGGACAGCCGCCGCGTGGTGCTCTACGGCCCGTCCGGTGCCGGCAAGAGCCTGACGCTGCGCGCCATCGCCGGGCTGCTGAGGCCCGAGCGGGGCCGCATCGTGCTCAACGGCCGCACCCTGTTCGACCACGCCGAGCGCATCGACCTGGCCACCCAGGCGCGCCGCGTCGGCTATCTGTTCCAGGACTACGCGCTGTTCGACCACCTCACGGTGGCGCAGAACATCGCCTTCGGACTCCGGCGCGGCTGGCTCAATCCGCCGCGCAAGCCGCGCGACCCGCGCGCGCAGCACTGGATCGACACCTTCGAACTGGGGCCGGTGGCCGCCAACTACCCGGCGCAGATTTCCGGCGGCCAGCGCCAGCGCACGGCATTGGCCCGCGCGCTGATCGCCGAGCCCGCCATGCTGCTGCTCGACGAGCCCTTCGCCGCGCTGGACCCGGCCCTGCGCACGCGCATGCGCGCCGAACTGCTGGCCCTGCAGCAGCGGCTCGACGTGCCCACGCTGATGATCACGCACGACCCGGCGGACGTGGAGATCTTCGGCGACCACGTCTTCGAGCTGCGCGACGGCCGCGTGGTGGCCGACGCGGTGCGCGCACCGGGCGCCGCCACGGTGGTGCCGTATCCGCATCTCACCGTGGTGGCGAACCAGGGCTGA
- a CDS encoding TOBE domain-containing protein: MLELDGTIWLRAGDDNWGGHGRIELLARIGEKGSITAAAKAVGLSYKAAWDAIDTMNNLAGEPLVVRTTGGKGGGGSVLTPRAQRLIESFRLLEREHRRFVERLDAATQAAHADAGLLRRLMLRTSARNALFGTVETVVPGAVNDAVTLRLPGGQPVVATITRESTQALGLQPGVDAVALIKAPAVMLLRGAGDWRLSAENQLPCEVTEICEGAVHTEVRLRLRDAGAAATETVLAAMASRTAVEAMALAEGVEVVAVFEASSVILGLA, translated from the coding sequence ATGCTGGAACTCGACGGCACCATCTGGCTGCGCGCCGGTGACGACAACTGGGGCGGTCACGGCCGGATCGAACTGCTCGCGCGCATCGGCGAGAAGGGCTCGATCACGGCGGCGGCCAAGGCCGTGGGACTGTCGTACAAGGCGGCGTGGGATGCCATCGACACCATGAACAACCTGGCCGGCGAGCCGCTGGTGGTGCGCACCACGGGCGGCAAGGGCGGCGGCGGCAGTGTGCTGACGCCACGGGCGCAGCGGCTGATCGAAAGCTTCCGCTTGCTGGAGCGCGAGCACCGGCGCTTTGTCGAGCGGCTCGACGCCGCCACGCAGGCCGCGCACGCAGACGCGGGTCTGCTGCGCCGGCTGATGCTGCGCACCAGCGCCCGCAATGCGCTGTTCGGCACGGTCGAGACGGTCGTGCCAGGCGCGGTCAACGATGCCGTGACGCTGCGCCTGCCGGGCGGCCAGCCGGTGGTCGCCACCATCACCCGCGAAAGCACGCAGGCGCTCGGCCTGCAACCCGGCGTGGACGCGGTCGCGCTCATCAAGGCACCGGCCGTGATGCTGCTGCGCGGCGCGGGCGACTGGCGCCTGTCCGCCGAGAACCAGTTGCCGTGCGAGGTGACGGAGATCTGCGAAGGCGCGGTGCACACCGAGGTGCGGCTGCGCCTGCGGGATGCCGGCGCGGCGGCCACGGAGACCGTGCTGGCGGCCATGGCCTCGCGCACCGCGGTGGAGGCGATGGCACTGGCCGAAGGCGTGGAGGTGGTGGCGGTGTTCGAGGCGTCGAGCGTGATCCTGGGCCTGGCCTAG
- a CDS encoding DUF6622 family protein, with product MLASILSQSPTWVFVVFAGLVVLGFRQARPRTVSRRRLIVLPLAVAGSSLYGVATASGYSRLAPAAWLLAMAMAFLLTCLAPPRGIPAGAGDRVRVPGSWVPMAVIVGLFVSRYAYRVMLAIHPEVQHAAGFMALFSFVFGLLGGLLLARSILLAARAPRLMAA from the coding sequence ATGCTTGCATCCATCCTGTCTCAATCTCCGACGTGGGTGTTCGTCGTGTTTGCCGGGCTGGTCGTGCTCGGCTTCAGGCAGGCCCGGCCGCGCACGGTCTCGCGCCGCCGGCTGATCGTGCTGCCGCTGGCGGTGGCGGGGTCTTCGCTCTACGGCGTGGCGACGGCGAGCGGCTACAGCCGGCTCGCGCCGGCGGCCTGGCTGCTGGCGATGGCCATGGCGTTCCTGCTGACGTGCCTGGCGCCGCCCAGGGGCATCCCTGCCGGGGCAGGCGACCGCGTGCGGGTGCCCGGCAGCTGGGTGCCGATGGCGGTGATCGTCGGGTTGTTCGTGTCGCGCTATGCCTACCGCGTGATGCTGGCGATCCATCCGGAGGTGCAGCATGCGGCGGGCTTCATGGCGCTGTTCAGCTTTGTGTTCGGCCTGCTGGGCGGGCTGCTGCTGGCGCGTTCGATCCTGCTGGCGGCGCGCGCGCCGCGCCTGATGGCGGCTTGA
- a CDS encoding IS701 family transposase, translating into MQGTVRGWERELEGLHERLGKLFKRPEPRQRALAYLRGLLSPVERKNSWQLAEWIGEASPDGVQHLLERAQWDADAARDVLREYVIEKLGADDGVLIVDETGFIKKGQHSVGVQRQYSGTAGRIENSQIGVFLCYAGRGGSAFVDRELYMPKVWSDDRERCAAAGVPEAAQFATKPELARRMLERTLDAGVRCGWVTGDEVYGGDRRLRMWLESRGQAFVMAIAKDESLWWQGPQYKRADEIAQGLPVQSWRKYSAGAGTKGERLYDWALAPLWRLQVTAEGRRFGHYLLVRRSLDEKRELAYYVVYAPRRHATRQMLAQVAGRRWEIECGFEAAKGDCGLDQYEVRRWPGWYRHITLALLAHAALAVLRAEQKKRRRA; encoded by the coding sequence ATGCAAGGAACGGTGAGGGGCTGGGAGCGAGAGCTGGAAGGGTTGCACGAACGGCTGGGGAAGCTGTTCAAGCGACCGGAGCCGCGGCAACGGGCCTTGGCCTACCTGCGTGGGCTGCTCAGTCCGGTGGAGCGCAAGAATAGCTGGCAATTGGCCGAATGGATCGGCGAAGCGAGCCCGGACGGTGTGCAGCATCTGTTGGAGCGCGCGCAGTGGGACGCGGATGCAGCGCGAGACGTGCTGCGGGAGTACGTGATCGAGAAGCTCGGGGCGGACGATGGTGTACTGATTGTTGACGAGACTGGGTTCATCAAGAAGGGGCAGCACTCGGTCGGCGTGCAACGGCAGTACAGCGGTACGGCGGGCCGCATCGAGAACAGCCAGATCGGTGTGTTCTTGTGCTACGCCGGGCGCGGTGGGAGCGCCTTCGTCGATCGAGAACTGTACATGCCCAAGGTCTGGAGCGATGACCGCGAGCGGTGCGCGGCGGCCGGCGTGCCCGAGGCAGCGCAGTTCGCCACCAAGCCGGAGCTGGCCAGGCGAATGCTGGAACGGACGCTGGACGCTGGGGTGCGGTGTGGCTGGGTCACGGGCGACGAGGTGTACGGCGGGGATCGGCGCTTGCGGATGTGGCTGGAGTCACGAGGCCAAGCGTTTGTGATGGCGATTGCCAAGGACGAGTCGCTGTGGTGGCAGGGGCCGCAGTACAAGCGTGCTGATGAGATCGCACAAGGCTTGCCGGTACAGAGCTGGCGCAAGTACTCGGCGGGTGCTGGCACCAAGGGGGAGCGGCTGTACGACTGGGCGCTGGCGCCGCTGTGGCGGTTGCAGGTGACGGCCGAGGGGCGTCGCTTCGGGCACTACCTGCTGGTGCGGCGCAGCTTGGACGAGAAGCGGGAGCTGGCCTACTACGTGGTGTATGCCCCGCGCCGCCACGCGACACGGCAGATGCTAGCCCAGGTGGCGGGCCGACGCTGGGAGATCGAATGCGGCTTCGAGGCAGCCAAAGGCGATTGCGGTCTGGATCAGTACGAGGTCAGGCGTTGGCCAGGCTGGTACCGTCACATCACGTTGGCGCTGCTCGCTCACGCGGCTCTGGCGGTGCTGCGTGCGGAGCAAAAAAAACGCCGGCGGGCCTGA
- a CDS encoding sensor domain-containing protein — MTRFTPAHAAAYPVDAVLVSEPMVRPVDTPLIAPSDTAAFDTLARLSADAVLVVVDGRIVQGNQAATHLLAAPVPEWLAGVALTSVIHPDDVGLVMPSLSRAAAGSVPADPIEHRLVRADFTHVLVTSEAARCMHDGQPAVMLVLREAGSRHALERNAVQARAEALHARRLLASENAVLAQLASNASLSTVLRHLCLYVEQVYPTAMSAVLLLDAERQTLGVAAAPTLPAAYATTLEGSPIGPDAGACGCAAYLGDAALIGNIATDPRSQHDRTAALAAGFAAAWALPIRSSRGDKLGVLALFHRQPCLPTEDEQHFLDDLTHLAGVAIQKDATERGLAESEERYRLAVSHLNEGVLIQTLDGVVLAANASAERILRVRPGQLVGRNRFDMMQRVVDEHGKDVALDVLPSKLVRQSGEPILGRIYGMVLKTGELIWARVNIIPIRRHGDAAPSSIMVSFADITDFKRAEQRLRHLASHDALTGLTNRSFFIAHLDSAIERARDESRELALFFLDLDRFKSVNDTAGHACGDTLLQSAAARLTDCIGPGDVIARLGGDEFVILIEQRVEGKRIAQLAERLLAAMREPFDTVNGRYYLGVSIGVALYPHDGISGSDLLRSADAAMYRAKQNGRNRAQFYTAELNARLQRRYLLETALRDARDNSELQLVYQPKYDLASHRIVGAEALLRWNSVKLGAVSPAEFIPVAEETGLIVPIGEWVLRRACEQAVQWYQALGYDFRMAVNLSARQFQTGDVVPTIEQTLAETGLPPTALEVEITESLLMGGADEVRPMFDALTAQGIRISIDDFGTGYSSLSYLQRFPISNVKIDRSFILGIPGDPDSVALTEAIVAMARALGMTVTAEGVEDADQVEFLAKAGCQEIQGYYIGKPVTADGFDRLLRAHLAVVDAGVRTAAG; from the coding sequence ATGACCCGTTTCACCCCGGCCCACGCTGCTGCCTATCCTGTCGACGCTGTCCTCGTATCGGAGCCCATGGTGCGCCCGGTGGATACGCCCCTGATCGCGCCGTCGGACACCGCGGCATTCGATACGCTCGCGCGCCTGTCGGCCGATGCCGTGCTGGTGGTGGTCGACGGGCGCATCGTCCAGGGCAACCAGGCCGCCACGCATCTGCTGGCCGCGCCGGTGCCAGAGTGGCTGGCCGGCGTGGCGCTCACCAGCGTGATCCATCCGGACGACGTCGGGCTGGTCATGCCGAGCCTGTCGCGCGCTGCCGCGGGCAGCGTGCCTGCCGACCCCATCGAACATCGCCTGGTGCGTGCCGATTTCACCCACGTGCTGGTTACCAGCGAAGCCGCGCGCTGCATGCATGACGGGCAGCCGGCGGTGATGCTCGTCCTGCGCGAGGCGGGTTCGCGCCATGCGCTCGAACGCAATGCCGTGCAGGCCCGCGCAGAGGCCCTGCACGCGCGCCGCCTGCTGGCCTCGGAGAATGCCGTGCTTGCGCAACTCGCTTCCAATGCTTCGCTGTCGACCGTGCTGCGCCACTTGTGCCTGTACGTGGAGCAGGTCTATCCGACCGCGATGTCGGCCGTGCTGCTGCTCGATGCCGAGCGCCAGACGCTGGGCGTAGCCGCGGCGCCCACGCTGCCGGCCGCCTATGCCACCACGCTGGAGGGCTCGCCCATCGGCCCCGATGCCGGCGCCTGCGGCTGCGCGGCGTATCTGGGCGATGCCGCGCTGATCGGCAATATCGCCACCGACCCGCGCTCGCAGCACGACCGCACGGCGGCGCTGGCCGCCGGCTTCGCCGCCGCCTGGGCGTTGCCGATCCGCTCGTCGCGCGGCGACAAGCTGGGCGTACTGGCGTTGTTCCACCGCCAGCCTTGCCTGCCGACCGAGGACGAGCAGCACTTCCTCGACGACCTCACGCACCTGGCCGGCGTCGCCATCCAGAAGGACGCCACCGAGCGCGGCCTGGCCGAGAGCGAGGAGCGCTACCGGCTGGCGGTCTCGCACCTCAACGAAGGCGTGCTGATCCAGACGCTGGACGGCGTGGTGCTGGCGGCCAATGCCAGCGCCGAGCGCATTCTGCGCGTGCGTCCGGGGCAGTTGGTCGGCCGGAACCGGTTCGACATGATGCAGCGCGTGGTCGACGAGCACGGCAAGGATGTCGCGCTCGACGTGCTGCCCTCGAAGCTGGTGCGGCAGAGCGGCGAACCCATCCTCGGACGGATCTACGGCATGGTGCTGAAGACCGGCGAGCTGATCTGGGCCCGGGTGAACATCATCCCGATCCGCCGCCATGGCGACGCGGCGCCGTCCAGCATCATGGTGTCGTTCGCCGATATCACCGATTTCAAGCGCGCCGAGCAGCGCCTGCGCCATCTGGCCTCGCACGATGCGCTGACCGGGCTGACCAACCGCAGCTTCTTCATCGCCCACCTGGACAGCGCCATCGAGCGCGCCCGCGACGAGAGCCGCGAGCTGGCCCTGTTTTTCCTGGACCTCGACCGCTTCAAGAGCGTCAACGACACCGCCGGCCATGCCTGCGGCGACACCCTGCTGCAGAGCGCCGCCGCGCGCCTGACCGACTGCATCGGCCCCGGCGACGTGATCGCCCGGCTGGGCGGCGACGAGTTCGTCATCCTGATCGAGCAGCGCGTCGAGGGCAAGCGCATCGCGCAGCTGGCCGAGCGCCTGCTGGCGGCCATGCGCGAGCCGTTCGATACGGTCAATGGGCGCTATTACCTGGGCGTGTCGATCGGCGTGGCGCTGTATCCGCACGACGGCATCTCCGGCTCCGACCTGCTGCGCTCGGCGGACGCGGCGATGTACCGCGCCAAGCAGAACGGCCGCAACCGCGCGCAGTTCTACACGGCCGAGCTCAATGCCCGCCTGCAGCGCCGCTACCTGCTGGAAACCGCGCTGCGCGACGCGCGCGACAACAGCGAGCTGCAGCTCGTCTACCAGCCCAAGTATGACCTGGCCAGCCATCGCATCGTCGGCGCCGAGGCGCTGCTGCGCTGGAACAGCGTCAAGCTGGGGGCGGTGTCGCCGGCGGAGTTCATCCCGGTGGCCGAAGAGACCGGGCTGATCGTGCCGATCGGCGAGTGGGTGCTGCGCCGCGCCTGCGAGCAGGCCGTGCAGTGGTATCAGGCGCTGGGCTACGACTTCCGGATGGCGGTCAACCTGTCCGCGCGCCAGTTCCAGACCGGCGACGTGGTGCCGACGATCGAGCAGACCCTGGCCGAGACCGGCCTGCCGCCGACCGCGCTGGAGGTGGAGATCACCGAAAGCCTGCTGATGGGCGGTGCCGACGAGGTGCGCCCGATGTTCGACGCGCTCACCGCGCAGGGCATCCGCATTTCCATCGACGATTTCGGCACCGGCTATTCGTCGCTGTCGTACCTGCAGCGCTTCCCGATCAGCAACGTGAAGATCGACCGGTCGTTCATCCTCGGCATTCCCGGCGATCCCGACTCGGTGGCGCTGACGGAGGCCATCGTCGCCATGGCCCGCGCGCTGGGCATGACGGTCACCGCCGAAGGCGTGGAAGACGCCGACCAGGTGGAGTTCCTGGCCAAGGCGGGCTGCCAGGAGATCCAGGGCTACTACATTGGCAAGCCGGTCACCGCCGACGGGTTCGACCGGCTGCTGCGGGCGCACCTGGCGGTGGTCGATGCCGGGGTGCGCACGGCGGCGGGCTGA
- a CDS encoding glycoprotein translates to MPSLSPTSSTSRRRAARTLIAMTVLAALVALPRARASTTQPAPDVAQAAASTVTASAPAAGKNPTCQAIMQRLSGSLAGTPSQIGGKKTAAVLVDVDKAGVTMACSHSDAVAIPVPAGAKTR, encoded by the coding sequence ATGCCGTCACTCTCACCGACTTCTTCAACCTCCCGCCGGCGCGCCGCGCGCACGCTGATCGCGATGACCGTGCTCGCCGCGCTGGTGGCACTGCCGCGTGCGCGCGCCTCCACCACGCAGCCCGCGCCCGACGTTGCACAGGCCGCCGCCAGTACGGTCACGGCATCCGCGCCGGCCGCCGGCAAGAACCCCACCTGCCAGGCCATCATGCAGCGCCTGTCCGGCAGCCTGGCCGGCACGCCCAGCCAGATCGGCGGGAAAAAGACGGCGGCCGTGCTCGTCGATGTCGACAAGGCCGGCGTGACGATGGCGTGCAGCCATTCGGACGCCGTGGCGATCCCCGTCCCCGCCGGCGCCAAGACGCGATGA
- a CDS encoding surface-adhesin E family protein, which translates to MTAVRWRAVLAAMLLVAVHGAPAAAPRTDRWIALPTQPDSRALLDAASVQRMPSGPVSAWVRVETHTPNSTRALRRMFDAVRGDTADFLYTIDCRTRQYTVSSAKLYQGALMLSEKRFGNEAGWQPVDGASLATAVAHHLCAG; encoded by the coding sequence ATGACAGCGGTCCGCTGGCGGGCCGTCCTGGCGGCAATGCTCCTGGTTGCAGTGCATGGCGCCCCGGCTGCCGCGCCCCGCACAGACCGGTGGATCGCCCTGCCGACGCAGCCCGATAGCCGCGCCCTGCTCGATGCCGCCAGCGTGCAACGGATGCCGAGCGGCCCGGTGAGCGCATGGGTGCGCGTGGAAACCCACACCCCGAACAGCACGCGCGCGCTACGGCGCATGTTCGACGCCGTGCGCGGCGACACAGCGGATTTTCTCTACACCATCGACTGCCGCACCCGGCAATACACCGTCTCGAGCGCCAAGCTGTACCAGGGCGCGCTGATGCTCAGCGAGAAGCGCTTCGGCAACGAGGCTGGCTGGCAGCCCGTCGACGGCGCCAGCCTGGCGACAGCGGTGGCGCACCATCTCTGCGCGGGCTGA
- a CDS encoding helix-turn-helix domain-containing protein, which translates to MRPASTPLPADPRVTADASVFGTLTRGSRATLERVADLGDGVTAAIWRNEHTEARYVQPGHHTLSVYLHGGYTTHRRDQPHLFGAPGRVCMLPAEHESAWVIEQPMRFVHLYFAPEALAGHAVRLLDAEPRLFTLHDRTFIEDPHLAQGCTRIAGLNWTDLDDRMRANALASDTLSYLVRTQGRTRALPVRGGLAPHVCRRIAAMIDASLQLPLSIGALAREANLSEFHFARMFRVSFGIAPHEWVMQRRLARARDLLRHTALPLVAIADRCGFASPAHFSRRFAAHAGASPSRYRQAWQGDGHAATDFIRCPGDPHACTAPRL; encoded by the coding sequence GTGCGCCCCGCCTCCACGCCCCTCCCGGCCGATCCCCGCGTAACAGCAGACGCCAGCGTCTTCGGCACGCTCACGCGCGGCTCGCGCGCGACGCTGGAACGGGTGGCCGACCTGGGCGACGGCGTCACCGCCGCCATCTGGCGCAACGAGCATACCGAGGCGCGCTATGTCCAGCCCGGACACCACACGCTGTCGGTCTACCTGCACGGCGGCTACACCACGCACCGGCGAGACCAGCCGCATCTGTTCGGCGCGCCGGGGCGGGTCTGCATGCTGCCGGCCGAGCACGAATCGGCCTGGGTGATCGAGCAGCCGATGCGCTTCGTGCATCTGTACTTCGCGCCCGAGGCGCTGGCCGGCCATGCCGTGCGCCTGCTCGACGCGGAGCCGCGGCTGTTCACGCTGCACGACCGCACCTTCATCGAAGATCCGCACCTCGCGCAGGGGTGCACCCGCATCGCCGGGCTCAACTGGACCGACCTCGACGACCGCATGCGCGCCAACGCGCTGGCGAGCGACACGCTGTCCTACCTGGTGCGCACACAGGGGCGCACCCGCGCCCTGCCGGTGCGCGGCGGCCTGGCGCCGCACGTGTGCCGGCGCATCGCTGCCATGATCGATGCCTCGCTGCAGTTGCCGCTGTCGATCGGCGCGCTGGCGCGCGAGGCGAACCTGTCCGAATTCCATTTCGCGCGCATGTTCCGCGTGTCGTTCGGGATCGCGCCGCACGAGTGGGTCATGCAGCGCCGGCTGGCCCGCGCCCGCGATCTGCTGCGCCATACCGCGCTGCCGCTGGTTGCGATTGCCGACCGATGCGGCTTTGCCAGCCCCGCCCACTTCAGCCGGCGCTTTGCCGCCCATGCCGGGGCATCGCCATCGCGCTACCGGCAGGCATGGCAGGGCGATGGCCATGCCGCGACCGATTTCATCCGTTGCCCAGGAGACCCTCATGCTTGCACTGCGCCCCGGCTGTGA
- a CDS encoding DUF1272 domain-containing protein — MLALRPGCECCDRDLPPDSTEARICTYECTFCADCAEHRLHGLCPNCGGELVRRPRRPAAMLAKHPASTERIHRSEGCRNAA, encoded by the coding sequence ATGCTTGCACTGCGCCCCGGCTGTGAATGCTGCGACCGCGACCTGCCGCCCGACTCCACCGAAGCGCGCATCTGCACCTACGAGTGCACCTTCTGCGCAGACTGCGCGGAGCACCGGCTGCATGGCCTCTGCCCCAACTGCGGCGGCGAACTGGTCAGGCGCCCGCGCAGGCCGGCGGCCATGCTGGCCAAGCACCCGGCGTCCACCGAACGCATCCATCGCTCTGAAGGCTGCCGGAACGCTGCCTGA
- a CDS encoding universal stress protein: MFTHILLPTDGSSQCTKAIDGALKLAHAAGCRLTAYTCIEDFPNMAYSGGAGECPYSHYMEQVQGYAKDCIDRIAERAREEGVEFDSDVTQFAEPYLGILDAARRHACDVIFMASHGHRSLTGRLLIGNETRKVLTYAHIPVVVYR, encoded by the coding sequence ATGTTCACCCACATCCTGCTGCCCACTGATGGCTCATCCCAGTGCACCAAGGCGATCGACGGGGCGCTGAAGCTCGCGCACGCCGCCGGCTGCCGCCTGACGGCCTATACCTGCATCGAAGACTTCCCGAACATGGCGTACTCGGGCGGCGCCGGTGAATGCCCCTACTCGCACTACATGGAGCAGGTGCAGGGCTACGCCAAGGACTGTATCGACCGCATCGCCGAGCGCGCGCGGGAAGAAGGCGTTGAATTCGACAGCGACGTCACGCAGTTTGCCGAGCCTTACCTCGGCATCCTGGACGCGGCGCGCCGGCATGCGTGCGATGTCATCTTCATGGCGTCGCATGGACATCGCAGCCTGACGGGCCGCCTGCTGATCGGCAACGAAACGCGCAAGGTACTCACGTACGCGCACATTCCGGTCGTGGTGTACCGCTAG
- a CDS encoding Spy/CpxP family protein refolding chaperone: MFAVTSRRSLAAVAAGLLLSCAVAYAQSSAPEASPRPPMAPHCMPHMPGGPGFMGPHHGGLFLHGLKLTEAQRDKVFAIEYAQMPELREQRKAIEHAHRDLHEMVVSGQYDEARSRALTDALGRAVARETQLRAQADAKILQVLTTEQRKQISDREAQRVAAMEDEAGPPPQPMM; the protein is encoded by the coding sequence ATGTTTGCTGTTACTTCCCGTCGCAGTCTGGCCGCCGTTGCCGCCGGGCTGCTGCTGTCCTGTGCCGTTGCCTATGCGCAGAGCTCCGCGCCCGAGGCTTCGCCCCGTCCGCCGATGGCGCCGCACTGCATGCCGCACATGCCGGGCGGCCCCGGCTTCATGGGCCCGCATCATGGCGGCCTCTTCCTGCACGGCCTGAAGCTGACCGAAGCGCAGCGCGACAAGGTTTTCGCGATCGAATACGCCCAGATGCCGGAGCTGCGCGAACAGCGCAAGGCAATCGAGCATGCCCACCGCGACCTGCATGAGATGGTGGTGTCCGGGCAGTACGACGAAGCACGCAGCCGCGCCCTGACCGATGCACTGGGCCGCGCCGTCGCCCGCGAGACGCAACTGCGCGCGCAGGCCGACGCGAAGATCCTGCAGGTGCTGACGACCGAGCAGCGCAAGCAGATCAGCGATCGCGAAGCCCAGCGTGTGGCCGCGATGGAAGACGAAGCCGGCCCGCCGCCGCAGCCGATGATGTAA